A window of the Blastocatellia bacterium genome harbors these coding sequences:
- a CDS encoding cyclase family protein — MRFLKPARHHLLTVMATGMCMAVAIGAQHRAEGLLERAFSGKARVIELSHDLGTSTPTFGGERDAFRYEQLSEIERDGYASGAVRLPEHFGTHVDSPGHFIKGGATIDRIDVRRFIAPAVVIDIRKQAQADADYRLTVADIQNWERAGRIPDGAAVLLLTGWDARYSDWQQYRNPDKAGVLHFPGYSEEAIKYLVGSRRINALGIDTLSIDYGASKDFAGHKLSHAAGLYHIENLTRLDQLPARGAAIFVGPLAITNGSGSPARVLAIAP, encoded by the coding sequence ATGCGTTTCTTAAAACCAGCGAGACACCATCTGCTGACCGTCATGGCCACGGGGATGTGCATGGCAGTCGCCATCGGGGCGCAACATCGCGCCGAGGGCTTGCTTGAGCGCGCCTTCAGCGGCAAAGCGCGCGTCATTGAGCTGTCGCACGATCTGGGCACCAGTACGCCAACCTTCGGCGGCGAGCGCGATGCCTTTCGCTACGAGCAGTTGAGCGAAATCGAGCGCGACGGCTATGCGTCGGGAGCCGTGCGCCTGCCCGAACATTTCGGCACACATGTTGATTCACCGGGCCATTTCATCAAAGGCGGGGCGACGATTGACCGCATAGATGTACGCCGCTTCATCGCTCCCGCCGTGGTGATAGACATTCGCAAGCAGGCGCAAGCGGACGCCGATTATCGTTTGACGGTTGCGGACATTCAGAATTGGGAACGCGCGGGCCGCATCCCCGACGGCGCGGCGGTCTTGTTGCTGACTGGCTGGGACGCGCGCTATAGCGACTGGCAGCAATACCGCAACCCGGATAAGGCGGGCGTGCTGCATTTTCCGGGTTATTCCGAAGAGGCGATCAAGTATCTCGTCGGCTCGCGCCGCATCAATGCGCTCGGCATCGACACGCTGTCGATAGATTACGGCGCGTCGAAAGACTTTGCCGGCCATAAGCTGTCGCACGCCGCCGGGCTTTATCACATCGAGAACCTGACCCGCCTCGATCAGTTGCCGGCGCGCGGGGCGGCCATCTTCGTTGGCCCGCTGGCGATTACGAATGGCTCCGGCAGCCCGGCGCGCGTGCTCGCCATCGCTCCGTAG
- the selB gene encoding selenocysteine-specific translation elongation factor, with protein sequence MKHIIVGTAGHIDHGKTALVKALTGIDADRLKEEKARGITIDIGFADLAVGDYRFGFVDVPGHERFVKNMLAGAHGLDLVMLVVAADESIMPQTREHFDICRLLRVKAGLVALTKADLVDEELLELARAEVEDFVTGSFLEAAPIIPVSSRTGAGIEELKQALVTLAAGIQPKNTAAVPRLPVDRAFSIKGFGTVVTGTLIAGELKTGDEVEVLPAGVRTRIRNLQVHGHDTERALAGQRTAINLQGIALEQAERGSVLSPAGRLQATSMIDARLDLLSSAPRPLLQRARVRLHHGTVEVMARLVILQAPDEQGGVIEPGDSRIVQLRLEEAITALPADRFIIRSYSPQITIGGGLVIDALPEKHRLRDRAARVWLERLEQADAVERAALFIEMAGPRAMSAAELAARSGATDAQINEFAAALIQAGRVMEITGAPLVLLAAESYKELAAQVLTVLAEHHRREPLSLGISREEVRERLFSASRMEVFRAVIARLTEEGRIAAERETLRLPSHKPALSGADMTAKQALEAAFKTAGWQAPTLEEAAASAGLKIEMARKLLTLLAAEQRIVRIGDFVFHREAIDELKSRVRAQKARSPKIDVAVFKEITGGLTRKYAIPLLEFLDRERITRRVGNEREIL encoded by the coding sequence ATGAAGCACATCATCGTCGGCACCGCCGGCCACATCGATCACGGGAAGACGGCGCTGGTCAAAGCTCTCACAGGCATTGACGCCGACCGTCTCAAAGAAGAGAAAGCCCGCGGCATCACCATTGACATCGGCTTTGCCGACCTGGCGGTTGGCGATTACCGCTTCGGCTTTGTTGATGTGCCCGGCCACGAGCGTTTCGTCAAGAATATGCTGGCCGGCGCTCACGGCCTCGATCTGGTGATGCTGGTCGTCGCCGCCGACGAATCGATCATGCCGCAGACCCGTGAGCATTTCGACATCTGCCGCTTGCTGCGCGTCAAGGCAGGGCTCGTCGCGCTGACCAAAGCCGATCTGGTTGATGAAGAATTGCTGGAGCTGGCGCGCGCCGAGGTCGAAGACTTCGTTACGGGCTCGTTTCTCGAAGCCGCGCCGATCATCCCGGTCAGCTCGCGCACCGGCGCAGGCATCGAAGAGCTGAAGCAGGCGCTCGTCACGCTTGCCGCCGGCATTCAACCAAAGAACACCGCCGCCGTGCCGCGCCTGCCTGTGGATCGCGCGTTCTCGATCAAAGGCTTCGGCACGGTCGTCACCGGGACGCTGATCGCCGGCGAGCTGAAGACCGGCGACGAGGTCGAAGTCTTGCCCGCCGGCGTCCGCACGCGCATCCGCAACCTTCAGGTTCACGGCCACGACACCGAGCGGGCGCTGGCCGGTCAGCGCACCGCCATCAACCTGCAAGGCATCGCCCTGGAGCAAGCCGAGCGCGGCAGCGTGCTGTCGCCCGCCGGTCGTTTGCAAGCGACCTCGATGATCGATGCGCGGTTAGATTTGTTGTCGAGCGCGCCGCGCCCGCTGCTCCAGCGCGCCCGCGTCCGCCTGCACCACGGCACGGTCGAAGTCATGGCCCGCCTGGTCATCTTGCAAGCACCGGACGAACAGGGCGGCGTCATCGAACCGGGTGACAGCCGCATCGTCCAGCTCCGCCTGGAAGAAGCCATCACGGCGCTTCCCGCGGACCGCTTCATCATTCGCAGCTACTCGCCGCAGATCACCATCGGCGGCGGCCTCGTCATCGATGCGCTGCCTGAAAAACACCGCCTGCGCGACCGCGCGGCGCGCGTCTGGCTCGAACGCCTGGAGCAGGCCGACGCCGTAGAGCGCGCGGCGCTATTCATCGAGATGGCCGGGCCGCGCGCCATGAGCGCCGCCGAGCTGGCCGCCCGCAGCGGCGCGACCGACGCGCAGATCAACGAGTTTGCTGCCGCCTTGATTCAAGCGGGCAGGGTAATGGAAATCACCGGCGCGCCGCTCGTGCTGCTGGCGGCTGAAAGCTACAAGGAGCTGGCGGCGCAGGTGCTGACGGTGCTCGCAGAGCATCACCGGCGCGAGCCATTGTCGCTCGGCATCAGCCGCGAAGAGGTGCGCGAGCGCCTCTTCAGCGCCTCGCGGATGGAAGTCTTTCGCGCCGTCATCGCGCGGCTGACCGAAGAAGGGCGGATCGCCGCCGAGCGCGAAACGCTGCGCTTGCCGTCGCACAAACCCGCATTGTCGGGCGCTGATATGACCGCCAAACAGGCTTTGGAAGCCGCTTTCAAGACGGCGGGCTGGCAGGCCCCGACGCTCGAAGAGGCGGCGGCGAGCGCCGGTCTCAAGATAGAGATGGCGCGCAAGCTGCTGACCTTGCTGGCCGCCGAGCAACGCATCGTGCGCATCGGCGATTTCGTCTTTCACCGCGAAGCCATTGACGAGCTGAAATCGCGTGTGCGGGCGCAGAAGGCCCGCAGCCCGAAGATCGACGTGGCGGTCTTTAAAGAGATCACCGGCGGCCTGACGCGCAAGTACGCCATCCCCTTGCTCGAATTTCTCGACCGCGAGCGCATCACCCGTCGAGTCGGCAACGAGCGCGAAATCCTCTGA
- the treZ gene encoding malto-oligosyltrehalose trehalohydrolase: MKPGATYLGNGRCQFVVWGPRLNQVAVKIVSPQPRVIPMRQDDYGYWQATAESVEPGTRYLYQLGRDERPDPASSHQPEGVHQPSAVIDHRAFEWQDGGWQNVALDELIIYELHVGTFTAEGTFAAIIPRLDDLKRLGVTALEIMPVAQFTGQRNWGYDGVYPYAAQNSYGGPEGLKQLVNACHRAGLAVILDVVYNHLGPEGNYLSCFAPYFTDTYRTPWGNAINFDGPYSHGVRDYFINNALHWLEHYHMDGLRLDATHAILDHGAKHFLEELAEAVAACSRRFGKTHHLIAESDLNDRRVTAAREAGGYGIDAQWCDDFHHALRTLLTGERHGYYEDFGQIVHLAKAYREGFVYSWEYSPYRKRMHGSSSKDLPGRRLVVFSTNHDQIGNRMLGERLSALISFEAQKLAACAVLLSPYVPLLFMGEEYGEQAPFLYFISHEDEALVAAVRQGRKAEFAAFKWAGEPPDPQGLKTFEASILNWESRRHGQQQTMLAFYTALLRLRKTTPALATLDKANLEARVLSKRLLMLRRWTAESEIVAVMNFAAEPAPVAADWPAGRWEKRLDSADAEWAGPGSAITPTLTAGDEFILQPHSCAVFARIGAGDAVTRQ; this comes from the coding sequence ATGAAACCAGGAGCGACTTATCTCGGCAATGGCAGATGTCAGTTCGTCGTCTGGGGGCCGCGGTTGAACCAGGTCGCCGTCAAAATTGTCAGCCCGCAGCCGCGGGTGATTCCGATGCGCCAGGACGATTATGGCTACTGGCAGGCGACGGCGGAATCGGTCGAGCCCGGCACGCGCTACCTTTACCAGCTTGGCCGCGACGAGCGGCCCGACCCGGCTTCGAGCCATCAGCCCGAAGGCGTGCACCAGCCTTCGGCGGTCATCGATCACCGAGCCTTTGAATGGCAAGACGGCGGCTGGCAGAATGTTGCGCTGGACGAGCTGATTATCTATGAGCTGCACGTCGGCACCTTCACCGCCGAAGGCACCTTTGCGGCGATCATCCCGCGCCTCGACGACCTGAAGCGCCTCGGCGTCACTGCGCTTGAGATCATGCCGGTCGCACAGTTTACTGGTCAGCGTAATTGGGGCTACGATGGCGTCTACCCCTACGCGGCGCAGAACTCTTACGGCGGCCCCGAAGGGCTCAAGCAACTGGTCAATGCCTGCCACCGCGCGGGGCTGGCGGTGATTCTCGACGTCGTCTATAACCACCTCGGGCCGGAAGGCAATTACCTCTCATGCTTTGCGCCCTACTTCACCGACACCTACCGGACGCCCTGGGGGAATGCCATCAACTTCGATGGCCCTTACAGCCACGGCGTGCGCGACTACTTCATCAATAACGCGCTGCACTGGCTGGAGCATTATCACATGGACGGGCTGCGGCTCGACGCCACGCACGCCATCCTCGATCATGGGGCCAAACACTTTTTGGAAGAGCTGGCCGAGGCGGTTGCCGCCTGCTCCCGGAGATTCGGCAAGACGCACCACCTGATTGCCGAAAGTGACTTGAACGACAGAAGGGTGACGGCGGCAAGAGAGGCAGGCGGCTATGGCATAGACGCGCAATGGTGCGACGACTTTCATCACGCGCTGCGCACGCTGCTGACCGGCGAGCGCCACGGCTACTACGAAGACTTCGGGCAGATCGTGCATCTGGCGAAAGCCTACCGCGAAGGCTTTGTTTACTCGTGGGAATATTCGCCGTATCGGAAGCGCATGCATGGAAGCTCGTCGAAGGATTTGCCGGGGCGACGGCTGGTCGTCTTCTCGACCAACCACGATCAGATCGGCAACCGCATGCTCGGCGAGCGGCTGTCGGCGCTGATCTCATTCGAGGCACAGAAGCTCGCCGCCTGCGCCGTGCTCTTGTCGCCTTACGTGCCGCTCCTGTTTATGGGCGAAGAGTATGGCGAGCAGGCGCCGTTCCTCTACTTCATCAGCCACGAGGATGAAGCGCTGGTGGCGGCGGTGCGCCAGGGTCGCAAGGCCGAGTTCGCGGCCTTCAAATGGGCCGGCGAGCCGCCCGACCCGCAGGGCTTGAAGACTTTTGAGGCGTCAATCCTCAATTGGGAAAGCCGCCGCCACGGCCAACAGCAAACGATGCTGGCTTTCTACACGGCGCTGCTGCGGCTCCGCAAAACGACGCCGGCCCTGGCGACACTGGATAAAGCGAATCTTGAAGCGCGGGTGTTGAGCAAGCGGCTGTTGATGCTGCGCCGCTGGACCGCCGAAAGCGAGATTGTCGCGGTGATGAATTTTGCAGCCGAGCCTGCGCCGGTCGCGGCTGATTGGCCGGCTGGGCGATGGGAAAAGCGGCTCGACTCTGCCGATGCGGAGTGGGCCGGGCCGGGCTCGGCAATCACGCCAACCCTGACGGCAGGTGATGAGTTCATTCTTCAACCGCATAGCTGCGCCGTCTTCGCGCGAATTGGCGCGGGTGACGCAGTGACCCGACAATGA